TCATGGATGGCGGATTCGCACTCATGGCCGGAGAACCCGGGCTTGGTAAATCAAAAAATCTTCAATATCTTTCCCATAAACTTGAACGGTTGGAAAACGTCGTGGTTGGTGTTATGGAAAGACCTCAATCAAGTATTGCAGACTTTTACCGTGAGATGGGGGATCTCTTTGGTGTCAATCTTACCCCATCCAACAGATACGGTGGATTTAAAGCTCTCCGGGAAAGGTGGCGACAGCATATTACATCAACTTTGTTCAGACCAATACTCCTGATTGACGAGGCTCAGGAAATGGTGACCTGTAACCTCAATGAATTGCGGTTGATGGGGAGTGCTCAGTTTGATTCAGAATGTTTACTGACTGTTATTCTTTGCGGGGATCTCACTCTTCCTGAACGTTTTCGGAGCAATAATCTTCTTGCTCTGGGAAGTCGTATCAGGTTTAGAAGAATACTTTCACCATATGACAAAAAAGAACTGAGAAATTATCTGGAGTATTGTCTGAAACAAGCCGGAGCACCTCAGTTAATGACAAAACCACTTATGTCGGCACTTGTGGAACATAGTGCCGGCAATTTGAGACTACTCAATGTCATGGCAGCAGAACTGCTTACCACCGCAGCGCAACGTGAGCTTACTCAGCTTGATGAACAACTCTTTCTGGAAATGTATTCCCCCACACCACAAAAAAAAAGATCACGTTAAATTAACAAAAGTCACTCCTGCTTTTGGCAGGTACAAAGGTCTGGCGAAACGGAGGCGGGCTCTGCTGAGGAGCAACCCGCCAAGGGATAGCCAGATGGGAGCGACGGATTAGAAAATACCGTCCGGGGAGTCTTCGGGCTCCCCATCTTTTTCTAAGCCCGAGCTTCCCCCATGCCTTAAAAAACCTACAAACCCAAGGCGTAGCCGAGGGGTTATATATTTACTACGGCACCAAACATCAAATAACTCGAAAAACGCTCCATCATTAATCGTGCTTCAGCTCACTGTGGTGGATTTATAGTTGTTCTTGGACCGTCTCCTGGGAGGGGTGACGTAAAGAGCCGGCGATTTCCTTTTTCATGCCCCCATCCATGTTAAAAGAGACACATTGCAAACCTGTATAATTCGTATTATGCCTACGTTTTTTTCGTAGAATGATAACGGAGCAGAATGTACAAACGGAACAGTGAAAAATTAATCAAAGAATTGTTGCAGGATTTTCGGATTCTCTATCTCACCGGACCCAGGCAGGCCAAGAAAACAACTCTAACTGGATTTCTCATCAAGTCCAAAGTTGAGCAGCATTTTAAGATTCGGCCAGCTTTGGACCAGTGTCATCCTCTGTAAATACCTTCCGACTATTTGATATTGATAACTTCCAGCTTGAAAAACCTACTCACTCTGTAAAATAAGCCGAAACCTGTATTTTTGGACACAGCTCCGCCATGGTTTTTTACGAAGCCGTTTTTTTAGCCTCGTACGGGTATCTCAGCTAATCGGTTGAAGATTGTATCCCAAAGCTCTTTTTATGGGTAGCCAGTTGCCAGGCTTATCCATATTTTCCGTACTGTGATTTTCAGTTTTTCTCCAATCTTCAATATTTTCAGCCTGATAGAATCACATTGAGCTTTTGATATCTCTGTCCCTGTCAGACAGAGCTGTCGCTGTGTTTGCAATAGAATGTATGCGATTGATGAGAAATAGAGCCGTATTTGATTGCTCCTCATTTTACTGGTACTGGTTCGCGCGGAAAAGAG
The DNA window shown above is from Desulfomarina profundi and carries:
- a CDS encoding ExeA family protein; amino-acid sequence: MNNKRLLALFGLKWNPFLPNIPVHSLWPAPGIDTFLFQIENLVMDGGFALMAGEPGLGKSKNLQYLSHKLERLENVVVGVMERPQSSIADFYREMGDLFGVNLTPSNRYGGFKALRERWRQHITSTLFRPILLIDEAQEMVTCNLNELRLMGSAQFDSECLLTVILCGDLTLPERFRSNNLLALGSRIRFRRILSPYDKKELRNYLEYCLKQAGAPQLMTKPLMSALVEHSAGNLRLLNVMAAELLTTAAQRELTQLDEQLFLEMYSPTPQKKRSR